The nucleotide window CGGACACGGTTCTTGGAGGCGGACGGCGAGCCGTACCAGTGGATCGTGGCGCCGGGTGAGGCCGAGCCGGAGTTCGTGGTGTCCGATGTCGCCGACGGCGAGCTGGCCGCACACATCGAGGCGGCCCAGCGCCGCCCCTTCGACCTGAGCACCGAACTCCCTGTCCGGGGAGAGGTGTTGAGGCTGAGCACGGACGATCACGTGGTCGCACTAGTGCTGCATCACATCACCACCGACGAGTGGTCCGACCGTCCCTTCCTCGCCGACCTCGGCACCGCGTACGCGGCCCGTCGTGTGGGTCGGGCACCCGCGTGGGCGGCACCGCTGCCGGTCCAGTACGCCGACTACACCCTCTGGCAGGACACCCTGCTCGGCCAGGTCGGCGAGGCCCAGCTGGCCCACTGGACCGAGGCCCTGAGCGACCTCCCGGAGGAGCTGGCGCTGCCCCTCGACCGGCCCCGGCCGACCGAGCCCACCGGGCGTGGCGGCAAGGTCCGGCTGGAGCTGGACACGGACACCGGGCGTGCTCTGCGTGAGCTGTCCGGGGCCACGGGCACCAGCATGTTCATGCTGTTCCAGGCCGCCACGGCGGCGCTGCTGCACCGGGTCGGCGCCGGTGACGACATCCCGCTCGGCGCCCCCATCGCCGGCCGCACGGACGACGCGCTGGGCGACCTGGTGGGCTTCTTCGTCAACACGCTCGTCCTGCGCACCGACGTCTCCGGAGATCCGACCTTCCGCCAACTGCTGGCCCGGGTACGAGAGTCGTCGCTGGAGGCCTTCGAGCACCAGGACCTGCCCTTCGACCAGGTCGTGGAGGCCGTCAATCCACCTCGGGTCGCGGGGCGCAACCCGCTGTTCCAGGTCATGCTCGGCTACCACTACCGCCCCGACGGCGACCCGGACGTGCTCGGCATGCCGACCGAGTGGTTCGACATGGACACCGGCATGGCCAAGTTCGACCTCCACTTCACCTTCGTGGACGAGGTGGGCCGTGACCGTCTCACCCTGCTCCTGGAGTACGCGCTCGACCTGTGCGACGAGTCGACGGCCCAGCGGCTGGCGGGTCGTCTGGTCCGGCTGTTGGAGCAGGTGGCCGACGAACCCGACCTGCTGGTCCGGGAGTTGGAAGTCCTGGAGGAGGATGAGCGGGAGTCGGTCCTCGTCCGCTGGAACGACACCGCGCGCGGTGTGCCGGCCTCGACGCTGCCGGAGTTGTTCCGCGCCCAGGTGGCCCGCACCCCGGACGCGCTCGCCCTCGTCGACGGTGAACAGCACCTGACATACGCCGAGTTGGACACGCGGGTCGAGCGGACGGCCCGGGTCCTGGCCGCTCTCGGCGTCGGCCCGGAGCGCACAGTGGCCGTCGCGCTGCCTCGCTCGGCGGACCTCGTCGTAGCCCTGCTCGCCGTGCATCGCGCGGGCGGCGCCTATCTGCCGCTGGACTCCGACCAGCCCCGGGAGCGGCTCGCGCTGATGCTGGAGGAGGCCGGGCCCGTGTGCGTCATCGAGGACGCGCTTCCCGAAGGGCCGACGACAGGCGAACCACCCACCTCCTACGACCCGTTGAGTCCCGCCTATGTGATCTACACGTCCGGTTCGACAGGCCGCCCCAAGGGCGTGGTCGTCCCGCACGAGGGCATCGTCAACCGGCTGCTGTGGATGCAGGACGCGTACGGTCTGACGGCCGGGGACCGGGTGCTGCAGAAGACCCCGTCCGGGTTCGACGTGTCGGTGTGGGAGTTCTTCTGGCCGCTGATCACCGGGGCCGCGCTGGTGGTGGCCCGCCCTGAGGGCCACAAGGACCCGGCCTATCTGGCCGCCGTGATCCGTGAACAGGGTGTGACCACCGCCCACTTCGTGCCGTCCATGCTCCAGGTGTTCCTGGAGGAGCCGGCCGCCGAGCGGTGCACAGGCCTCCGCCAGGTCATGTGCAGCGGTGAAGCGCTGCCGGGCGCGGTCGCGGAGCGGTTCCACGAGGTGCTGCCGGCGGCTCGGCTGCACAACCTGTACGGGCCGACCGAGGCCTCGGTCGACGTCACCGCGATCGAGGTGCCGCCGGGCGCCGAACGGGTCGCGATCGGCCGTCCCGTGTGGAACACGCGTACGTACGTCCTGGACGCGGCGCTGCGGCCGGTGCCGCCGGGGGTCGCGGGCGAGCTGTATCTCGCGGGCGTGCAGCTGGCCCGGGGCTATCTCGACCGGCCCGGGCTCAGTGCCGAGCGGTTCGTCGCGGACCCGTACGGCCCGCCCGGCTCGCGCATGTACCGCACGGGAGACCTGGCCCGCTGGACGGCCGACGGCACCCTCGACTACCTCGGCCGCACCGATCACCAGGTCAAGATCCGTGGTGTGCGCATCGAGCCGGGTGAGATCGAGGCCGCCCTCGCACGGCACCCGGCCGTCGGACACGCCGTCGTCGTCCCGCACGAGCAGCGGCTGGTGACGTACGTCGTCCCGGCCGCCGGATCCGAGAGTGCCGACCCTTCTGTACTGCGGGCCCACACCGCCGCCGTCCTGCCCGAGCACATGGTCCCCGCGGCCTTCGTCGTCCTGGACGCGCTGCCGCTCACGGCGAACGGCAAGCTGGACCGCCGGTCACTGCCCGTGCCCGACTTCGGGGCGGACAGCGGTGTCGGCGGCCGGGCGCGGGATCCGCGCGAGGAGATCCTCTGCGGTCTGTTCGCCGAGATCCTGGGTGTGGAGCGGGTCGGTGTCGACGACGACTTCTTCGTCCTGGGCGGCCACTCGCTGCTGGCGATGCGGCTGGTCGCCGGGGTACGGGCGGCGTTCGGGGCCGAGATGTCGCTGCGTGCGGTGTTCGACGCGCCGACGGTGGCCGGGCTCGCGGCCCGGCTGACGGAGGGCGCCACGGCAGGTGCCCGGGCCCGGCCCGCGCTCACGGTCCGGCCGCGTCCCGAGCGGCTGCCGCTGTCGTCCGCCCAGCAGCGCCTGTGGGTGCTGTACCAGGTGGAGGGCCCCAGCGCGACGTACAACATCCCGTCGGCCTGGCGGCTGACCGGTGCCCTCGACGTCGAGGCGCTGCGGGCCGCCGTGCACGACGTGGTCGTACGGCACGAGACGCTGCGCACGGTGTTCCCCGACGAGAAGGGGCGGGCCTTCCAGCGGGTGCTGGTTCCGGACGAGGTGAGCGTGCCGTTCGAGGTGGCCGACACGGACGCCGAACGGCTGCCCGGGCTGCTCGCGGAGGCGGGGGCGTACGGGTTCGCGCTGGAGCGTGAGCTCCCGTTGCGGGTGCATGTGTTCCGCACGGGTGAGGAGGAGTGGACGCTGTTGCTTCTGCTCCATCACATCGCCGGTGACGAGTGGTCGGAGGGTCCGCTGCACCGGGACCTGGCGCTCGCGTACGCGGCCCGTACGGCGGGGCGGGCGCCCGCGTGGGAGCCGTTGCCGGTCCAGTACGCGGACTACACGCTGTGGCAGCGGGAGGTGCTCGGCGATGAGAAAGATCCGGAGAGCCTGGCGGCCCGTCAGGTCGGTTACTGGCGGAAGGCGTTGGCCGGGCTGCCGGAGGAGCTGGCGCTGCCCGTGGACCGGCCGCGTCCGCTGGAGTCGACCTATCGCGGAGGCGCCGCCGATCTGTCGCTGGATGCCCAACTAACCGCAGATCTAGGTCAGTTGGCGCGCGAGAACGGCGTCAGTGTGTTCATGGTGATGCAGGCCGCCGTGGCGACCCTGCTCACCCGGCTCGGCGCGGGCCACGACATCCCGATCGGCTCCCCGATCTCCGGGCGGACCGACGCGGCTCTGGAGGACCTGGTCGGGTTCTTCCTCAACACTCTGGTGCTGCGCACCGACACCTCCGGCGAGCCGACGTTCCGTGAGTTGCTGGCCCGGGTGCGGGAGGCCGATCTGGCCGCCTTCGACCATCAGGACGTGCCGTTCGAGCGGCTGGTGGAGGTGCTCAACCCGGTCCGGTCGCTGGCCCGGCATCCGCTGTTCCAGGTGATGGTGGTGTATCTGGCGGCCGGCGGCGACGAGGCCGGTCTGCCGGGGCTGCGCGGCCGTCGGGACGAGGTGGTGAACCCGACCGCCAAGTTCGACCTGTCCTTCGACTTCGTGGAGCGGGCGGACGGTGACGGTGTCGACGGTGTGCTGGAGTACAGCGCCGATCTGTTCGACCACGCCACCGCCCAGTCCTTCGCGGACCGGCTGCGGCGCGTGCTGCGGGCCGTGGTGGCCGACCCGGACCTGCGGCTCGGGCGGATCGACATCCTCGACGGGGACGAGCGGCAACGGCTGCTCGACGGCTGGCACGGCCGCCCGGCACTCGCGGCGCCCACGACCGTGCCCGCGCTCTTCGAGGAGCGGGTGCGCGAGCATCCCGGGCTGCCCGCCGTGGCCTCCGACGGCATCGAGCTGACCTTCGCCGAGCTGAACGAGGAGGCCAACCGACTGGCCCGACTGCTCGTCCGACTCGGAGCCGGGCCAGAACAGTTCGTGGCCCTCTCCCTCCCCCGCACGGCACGGTTCCTGGTGGCCGTGCTGGCCGTGCACAAGGCGGGGGCGGCGTATCTGCCGCTGGCCCCCGACGCTCCGGCGGAACGCACGGCGGACGTTCTGGACGACGCCCGCCCGGTGCTGACGCTCACGACGAAGGAGCTGCGCGGGACCCTGCCCCCGCACTCCGTACCGCTGGTGCTCGACGAGCCGGTCACCGTCGACCGGATCACCGCCGAACCGGCGACCGACCTCACCGACGCCGACCGGTCCGCGCCGCTGACACCCCGCAACCCGGCGTACGTCATCTACACCTCCGGCTCAACCGGCCGCCCCAAGGGCGTCGTCATCACCCACGAGACGCTCGGCAACCTCTTCCACAGCCACCGCGAGACGCTCTACGCACCGGCGATCGAGCTGGCCGGGCGGCGGCACCTGCGGGCGGGGCACGCCTGGTCGTTCTTCTTCGACGCGTCCTGGCAGCCGCAGCTGTGGCTGCTGGACGGGCACTGTGTGCACATCGTCTCGGAGGAGGTGCGACGCGACCCCGAACTGCTCGCCGCGGCCGTCGTCGAGCACCGCTTCGACTTCCTGGAGGTCACCCCGTCGTTCTTCGCGCAGATGGCCGAGAACGGTCTGCTCGACGGCGACGACTGCCCCCTCTCGGTGGTCGGCGTCGGCGGCGAGGCCGTGCCGGTCGCCCTGTGGCGGCGGCTGGCCGGGCTGCGCGGGACCGAGGCGTTCAACCTGTACGGGCCGACCGAGTCGACCGTCGACGCCCTGGTGGCGCGGGTCCGCGACAGCGAACGCCCGCTCGTGGGACGGCCGGTGGCAGGCACCCGGGCGTACGTCCTCGACGGACTCCTCCAGCCCGTACCGCGCGGCGTCACAGGTGAGCTGTACCTGTCGGGCGGCGGTCTCGCCCGCGGCTATCTGGGTGCCCCCGGGCTGACGGCGGAGCGGTTCGTGGCCGACCCGTTCGGGGAGCCCGGCTCGCGGCTGTACCGCACCGGCGACCTGGCCCGCTGGACGGCCGACGGACGGCTCGACTACCTGGGCCGGGCCGACGACCAGGTCAAGATCCGCGGCTTCCGCATCGAACCGGCGGAGATCGAGTCGACGCTCAGCACCCATCCGTCGGTCGGCCAGGCCGTGGTGACGGTACGCCAGGACGGATCGCGCAAGCTGCTCGTGGCGTACGTGGTCCCGTCGTCGGCCGCCGCCTTGGACCCGGCGGCCCTGCGCGCCCATGTCTCCGGCCGGCTGCCCGATCACATGGTCCCGGCGGCCGTCGTGCTCCTCGACCGGTTCCCGGAACTGGCGAACGGCAAGCTGGACCGGGCCGCGCTGCCCGCGCCCGACTTCTCCGCGCTGTCCTCCGGGCGGTCGCCCGCCACCCCCGCCGAAAGGACCCTCTGCGCGGTCTTCGCCGAGGTGCTGGGACTCGAACAGGTCGGTGTGGACGACGACTTCTTCGCCCTCGGCGGCGACAGCATCGTGGCGATGCAGTTGGTGGGCCGGGCCAGGGCGGCGGGCGTCCGGATCACGCCCCGGCTCGTCTTCCGGCACCGTACGGTGGCCGCGCTGGGCACGGTCGCCGAGTCGGTCGACACGGCCGCGCGGCGCCCGGAGGACGACGGCACCGGCAGTGTGCCGCTGACTCCGGTCATGCACTGGCTGCGCGAACTGGGCGGCCCGTTCGCCTCGTACCACCAGTCGGCGCTCGTCCGCACCCCCGCCGAACTGGACCTGCCCGGCCTGACCTGCGTGCTCCAGGCGCTCGCCGACCGGCACGACCTGCTGCGGGCGACCCTCGTACGGCCGTCCCGCGAGGCCGGCGAGGACTGGTCGCTGCACGTACCTGCGGTCGGGGCGGTCCACGCCGCCGGATGGATCCAGCGGGTGGACGTGGCCGGGCTCGACGCCGAGGCACTCTCCGAGGCCGTACGGGAGCGGGCGCACGTGGCCAGGGCGCTTCTCGATCCGGACGCGGGGGCCATGGTCAGGGCCGTGTGGTTCGACGCGGGCGACGCGCCCGGGCGGCTGCTGCTGACGGCCCACCATCTGGTCGTGGACGGTGTGTCGTGGCGGGTGCTGCTGCCGGACCTGGCGGCGGCCTGGCGGGACGTCTCCGCCGGGCGGCCGGTGCGGCTCGACCCGGTCGAGACGTCGTTCGCGAGCTGGTCCCGACTGCTGTCCGAGCTGGCTCAGGACCCGGCGCGGGAGAGCGAACTCCCGCTCTGGAAGGGCATCTTGAGCGGCGGCGGCACGGAGTCCTTCCCGCTCGTGCGGGAGCCGGACCCCGACCGCGACACCACAGCGACCCGGCGCGAGGTGGTTCTGCGGCTGCCCGCCGAGCGCACCGGGCCGCTGCTGTCGGCGGTGCCCGCCGCGTTCGGCGCCGCGGTGAACGACGTGCTGCTGGCCGGGCTCGGGCTGGCCTTCGCCGACTGGCGGCGGCGCGGCGGCGGCTCGGACACCTCGATGCTGGTCGACCTCGAAGGGCACGGCCGCGAGGAGGAGCTGGGCGGGGACGGGGTCGATCTGTCCCGTACGGTCGGCTGGTTCACCAGTGTCTTCCCCGTCCGGCTCGACCCCGGGCCTGCGGACCCCGCGGAGGCCTTCGCGGGCGGGGCGGCGGCCGAGGAGGCCGTGCGGCGGGTGCGCGAGCATCTGGCGTCGCTGCCCGCGAACGGCGTGGGATACGGGATGCTGCGGCATCTCAACCCCCGTACACGCGAGGCGCTGGCGGCCCATGAACCGGCCCGCGTCGAGTTCAACTACCTGGGCCGCTTCGGCATCCCGGAGGAGACGGACTGGTCGTACGCGCCGGAGGAGGATGTGGCCGACATCGGGCCGGAGGCCGCGACGCGCGAGGGTCACGCGCTGGAGATCAACGTGGTGACCGAGGACCGGGCGGACGGGCCCGTGCTAGCCGCCCACTGGTCCTATCTCGAAGGACTGCTGCCGCGCGAGACGGTCCAGGACCTCGCCGAGACCTGGTTCAAGGCTCTGGAAGGGCTCGTCAGGTGGGCGGAGCGGAACACGGCGGAGTGAGACACGAGAAAGGGATGATGAACCGTATGAGCAACCCGTTCGAGGACCCCGAGGGCGTCTACCTGGTGCTCGTCAACGACGAGAACCAGCACAGCCTCTGGCCGGACTTCGTGGAGGTGCCGGCCGGCTGGCGGATGGTCCACGGGCCCGCCTCGCGGCAGTCCTGCCTGGAGCACGTCGAGACGAACTGGACCGACATGCGGCCGCGGAGCCTGGCGGAGGCGATGGACGGCTGAAAAGGCGGGAGGGGCCGTTCATGCGGACATGACCGGCCCCTCCCTTTCGCCGCGCACCCGACTCACGACGCGGGCTGCTCCACCTTCGTGTCCGTCTTGCCGTCGACGGCGGCCGACAGCTGCGGCACGAGCCGCTCGACGACGTAGCGCAGGCTCAGGACCGTGCCCATGGACAGGGCGTTGCCGTAGTCGCCGGTCTCGTTGACGTAGACCTCGCGGCCCTCCTTCACCACACCGAGGTCCTTGTAGGAGGCGTCCTTGTGCAGCTTGGCGGCGTCCTTGACGACATCGCCGACCTGCCACACGAGGGCGTCCTGGTCTAGGAGGTCGACGCGCTCCTTGCTGATGTTGGCGCCGAACTGGTCGCCGATCACCTTGTCGAGGTCGGCGGGGAGCGAGAAGCCGAGGTCGGTGAGGAGGTGCGAGCGCGGGTCCTGGCTGCCGAAGACGAACATGCCCTCGTACGGGGTGGCCATGACGGCGCTCTTCCCCTTGAACTCGGGGTGCTCCTCGACGGCCGCCGCGATCTCCTCCTCGGTCTCCTCGACGACCTTCGCGGCCTCCTCGGACTTGCCGAGCGCCTTGCCGATCGTCTCCGTCTGCTCCTGCCACGGCACGCCGTAGTCGTTGTACTTCTTCGGCTGCGCGACCACGGGCGCGAACTTCGACAGCGACTCGTACTGCTCCTTGGTGAGTCCGCTGTACACCGCGAGGATCAGGTCGGGCTTGAGTGCGGCGATCTTCTCGACCTGCGGGCCGGTGCCGGTGTCCTTGAGGACGGTCGGGGCCTCGGCGCCGCCGAGCTTGTCGGCGGCCCAGGGGCCGACGGCGCCCTTGTAGCCGCCGAGCCATTCGGTGGTGCCGACGGGGACGGTGCCGAGGGCGAGGACGGAGTCCTGGTCGGTGAGGCCGACGGTGACGATCCGCTTGGGCTCGGACTTGATCGTCGTACTGCCGTACTTGTGCGCGACGCTGACCGGGAAGGCGGCTCCCGCCTTCGCGCTGTCGTCCGACGGGTCGGCTGCTGTGTCGTCGTCGCCGCCACCGCAGGCCGTGGCGGTGGCGAGGAGCAGGGCGGCGGAGGCGAGCGAGGCGGCGAGCCGTGGCGCTCTATGTGAGCGGAACATCAGCGGTCCTTCGGTTCGGGTTCCTGTGAAGCGGTACGTGTGGGGGTCAACGAGGTCGGACGAGGGCCGGGGGCGCCGGTGGAGGGTGTGGCGGTGGCATCCGTGGTGGTGGCCCGGGTGTCCGACCATGCCGTCCACAGGGCCGCGTACGGGCCCCGGGCGGCGCGGAGTTCGTCGTGGGTGCCGGTCTCGACGATCCGGCCCGCGTCCATGACGACGACCCGGTCGGCGGCCGCCGCCTGGCCGAGGCGGTGGGCGACGATCAGCGCGGTACGGCCGTCCACCGCACGCGCGACCGCCTTCTCCAGGGCGCGGGCGCCGGAGCTGCCCGCCTCGGCGGTGGCCTCGTCGAGGATCACCAGGGGCGGGTCGGCGAGGATCAGCCGGGCGAGCGCGAGGGCCTGGGTCCGCTCGCCGCTCAGCCGGTGGCCACCGTCGCCGACGACCGTGGCGAGACCGTCGGGCAGGGCCTCCGCCCAGGCGAGTGCGTCCACTCGGTCGAGCGCGGCCCGCAGTTCGTCGTCGGTGGCGTCGGGCCTGGCCAGCCGCAGGTCGTCGGCGAGGGGGCCGGCGAAGACATGGGTCTCCTGGGTGATCAGCGCGATCGTGCGGTCGCCGGCGGAGCCGAGTTCGGTGGGCGGTACGCCGCCGATCAGGACCGTGCCGGTGGTGGGCGGCTGGATGCCGGCGACGAGCCTGGCCAGCGTCGTCTTCCCGGCCCCGCTGGCGCCCACGAGGGCCACGCGCTCGCCGTGGCGGATCGTCAGGTCGATGTCCTGCAGGACGGGGTGGCCGGGCTGGTAGGCGTGACCGAGTCCGCGCAGGGTGACCTCGACGCCGCCCGCCCGCACGGTGTGTCGTACGTCGGGGACCGGGGGCGCCGGGATGTCGGTGACGCCGACGAGGCGGGCGAGGCCCGCCGTGGCCGACTGGGCGTCGTCGAGGAGGGCGAGGGCCGCGTTGACGGGGCCGAACAGGCTGTGGAAGTACAGGGCGGCGGCGGTCGCCGTACCGATGCTCGCCGACCCTTCACGGACCAGCCAGTATCCGGTGCCCAGGACGGCGGCGAGGCCGATGTACTCGGCGATGTGCAGTCGGCTGTAGAAGCCGAGGACGAGCCGCACCCCGCGCATGGTCAGCGCCACCACCGACCAGGAGCGCTCGGTGACCCGCTCGGTGTGCTCCCGCTCCAGCCGGAACGCCCGTACGGTCGAACCGCCGCCGACGGTGTCGAGGAGCTGTTGCTGCTGGGCGCCCGCCGCCACGCGCTGTTCGGCGTAGAGGGGGATGGCCCGGGCGACGTACCAGCGTGCCGTGGCCGCCTGTACGGGCACGGCGAGCAGGGCCGCCAGCAGGAACCGCCAGTCGAGCAGCGCCATGGCCCCGAGGGTGAGGACGATCGTGAGCAGCGAACGGCCGAGGGCGGGCAGGGCGTTGCGTACGGCGTCGGCGATGAGGGACACGTCGGCGGTGACGCGGGCGGTCAGATCGCCGGCGCCGGCCTTCTCGACGCGGTCCAGCGGCAGGGCGAGCGCGCGCTCGACGAACCGTTCGCGCAGCCGGGCCAGCGTCGTCTCGCCCAGCCGGGCGATCAGGGACAGTCCGAAGCCGGCGCTGACGCCCTGCGCCACGGCGACGGCCACGAGCAGCGCCGCGGTGGTGGTGACGGCGTCGTCGGACGCCCGGTCGGCGGCCATGTCCACGATCCGGCCCAGCAGCGGCTGCAGCAGCAGGCCGACGGCCGTCGAGCCGACCATGACGGCGAACGCGCCCAGCGCCGACTTCCTTTGTGGGCGCAGTAGTTCGGCGACTGCGGCGCGGGTGCGGGCCGGGGTGGCGACGGGGAGGAGGTCGGGGGCTGGGCGCGATTCCGTGCCTACGTGTTCCGTGCCTGCCTGCGCGCGCGTGTCGGTCATGCGAGCACCGCCGTACGGTAGGCCGCGCACTCGTGGACGAGTTCCTCGTGCTGACCGGTCGCCGTGACGTGGCCGTCTTCCAAGAAGACGACCCGGTTGGTGACGGCGAGGAGGGCGGGGCTGTTGGTGACCAGGAGGGTGGTGCGGCCGCTCCGGAGGTCCCTGATCCCGTCGGCGACACGGGCCTCCGTGACGGCGTCGACGGCCGTGGCCGGCTCGTGGAGGACCAGGACCGGCGGGTCGGCGGCCAGGGCCCGGGCCAGGGCGACACGCTGCCGTTGGCCTCCGGAGAGGGAACGTCCACGGGCGGTGACCGGTGTGTCGAGGCCGCCGGGGAGCGCGCGAACGACCTCGTCGGTGCCGGAGGCGGTCAGCGCGGCGGGCACGAGAGTCAGGGCGCCGACCGCCGCCGTCACGTTCTCCAGGACCGTCCCCTCGAACAGGTCGGCGTCGTGCTCGGCGACGAGGATCGCCGCGCGCACCTCACTGAGCCCGAGTGCGGTCAGCTCCGTTCCGTCCAGTTCCACGGTCCCGGCGTCCGGTTCGGCGCGGCGGCCGAGGCAGCGGAGGAGGGCCGTGGCGTCGGCGGGGTCCGTGGTGGCGAGGCCGACGGTCTCGCCGGGGGCGATGTCGACGTCGACGCCGCGCAGGGTGCCGTAGGACAGGGTGCGCAGGCGCAGCCGTCCCTCGACTGCGCGTGGGGTGGTGGTGTCGGCGGGTGCCGGGCCCGGGGGTACGGCGGCGGGCGCGTCCAGGATCTCGGCGATCCGGGCGGCGGAGGCGCGACCCTGGGCCAACTCGGTGTTGACCCAGGCGAATTCGGTGAGGGGGCCGATGAGGAAGAGGGCGAGGCCGACGGAGGAGACGAGTTCGCCGAGGCCGATGTCGCCCTGTGCGGCGAGGTGTCCGCCGACGAGGGCGACCAGGGCTAGGAAGACGCCGGTGAGGATGGTGACGACGCCGTTCTGCCAGGCTTCGGCGCGGGCCGCGCGCAGGGTGGCGGACAGGGAGTCCTGGCTGACGCGCCGGTAGCGGGCGACGGCGGCCGTCTCGGCGCCGATGCCCTTGAGGACGCGGAGTCCGGCGACGAGGTCGGCGGCGACGCCCGAGGCCCGGGCCGCGCGTTCCTGTTCCGTTTCGCTGCGCCGCTCCAGGGGCTTGCTCAGCAGATGCCCCAGCCACAGCAGCAGCGGGGTGCCCAGCAGGACGAGCAGGCCGAGGGCGAGGGAGACCCGCAGCAGCGCGACCGCGCTGACGACCAGGCCGGCCGCCGCGGCGAAGGCCACGATGACGGCCATGGCGACGGCGCCGACCCGCTTGGCGTCCTCGGTGGCGATGTTCGTCAACTCGCCCGGCAACCGGCCCTCGTCGGCGCCGCCCTCGGGGGCGAGGACCCGGCCGACGAGCGCGGTTCTGAGGTGGTGGGCGGCGGTGACGGAGGCGCGTTCGCCCGCGCGGGCGCTGAACCGGAAGCTGAAGGAGAGGCCGATGTAGACGGCGGCGAGGATGCCGAGCCAGAGGAGGAGGCCCGGGATGTCACCGTCCACGACTCCGCGTTCGACGGCCAGGCCGATGAGCACCGGTACGAGGGCCTCGCCCGTCTGGTGGCCCATTCCCAGCAGCGCGCCCAGCGCCACGTCACGACGCTGTCCGCCGACCGCGCGCCACAGGACGTACCGTCCCGGCGGGTCCGCTTTTCTCACGCATCCTCCGGA belongs to Streptomyces graminofaciens and includes:
- a CDS encoding MbtH family protein; protein product: MSNPFEDPEGVYLVLVNDENQHSLWPDFVEVPAGWRMVHGPASRQSCLEHVETNWTDMRPRSLAEAMDG
- a CDS encoding iron-siderophore ABC transporter substrate-binding protein, whose protein sequence is MFRSHRAPRLAASLASAALLLATATACGGGDDDTAADPSDDSAKAGAAFPVSVAHKYGSTTIKSEPKRIVTVGLTDQDSVLALGTVPVGTTEWLGGYKGAVGPWAADKLGGAEAPTVLKDTGTGPQVEKIAALKPDLILAVYSGLTKEQYESLSKFAPVVAQPKKYNDYGVPWQEQTETIGKALGKSEEAAKVVEETEEEIAAAVEEHPEFKGKSAVMATPYEGMFVFGSQDPRSHLLTDLGFSLPADLDKVIGDQFGANISKERVDLLDQDALVWQVGDVVKDAAKLHKDASYKDLGVVKEGREVYVNETGDYGNALSMGTVLSLRYVVERLVPQLSAAVDGKTDTKVEQPAS
- a CDS encoding ABC transporter ATP-binding protein, whose product is MTDTRAQAGTEHVGTESRPAPDLLPVATPARTRAAVAELLRPQRKSALGAFAVMVGSTAVGLLLQPLLGRIVDMAADRASDDAVTTTAALLVAVAVAQGVSAGFGLSLIARLGETTLARLRERFVERALALPLDRVEKAGAGDLTARVTADVSLIADAVRNALPALGRSLLTIVLTLGAMALLDWRFLLAALLAVPVQAATARWYVARAIPLYAEQRVAAGAQQQQLLDTVGGGSTVRAFRLEREHTERVTERSWSVVALTMRGVRLVLGFYSRLHIAEYIGLAAVLGTGYWLVREGSASIGTATAAALYFHSLFGPVNAALALLDDAQSATAGLARLVGVTDIPAPPVPDVRHTVRAGGVEVTLRGLGHAYQPGHPVLQDIDLTIRHGERVALVGASGAGKTTLARLVAGIQPPTTGTVLIGGVPPTELGSAGDRTIALITQETHVFAGPLADDLRLARPDATDDELRAALDRVDALAWAEALPDGLATVVGDGGHRLSGERTQALALARLILADPPLVILDEATAEAGSSGARALEKAVARAVDGRTALIVAHRLGQAAAADRVVVMDAGRIVETGTHDELRAARGPYAALWTAWSDTRATTTDATATPSTGAPGPRPTSLTPTRTASQEPEPKDR
- a CDS encoding ABC transporter ATP-binding protein, translated to MRKADPPGRYVLWRAVGGQRRDVALGALLGMGHQTGEALVPVLIGLAVERGVVDGDIPGLLLWLGILAAVYIGLSFSFRFSARAGERASVTAAHHLRTALVGRVLAPEGGADEGRLPGELTNIATEDAKRVGAVAMAVIVAFAAAAGLVVSAVALLRVSLALGLLVLLGTPLLLWLGHLLSKPLERRSETEQERAARASGVAADLVAGLRVLKGIGAETAAVARYRRVSQDSLSATLRAARAEAWQNGVVTILTGVFLALVALVGGHLAAQGDIGLGELVSSVGLALFLIGPLTEFAWVNTELAQGRASAARIAEILDAPAAVPPGPAPADTTTPRAVEGRLRLRTLSYGTLRGVDVDIAPGETVGLATTDPADATALLRCLGRRAEPDAGTVELDGTELTALGLSEVRAAILVAEHDADLFEGTVLENVTAAVGALTLVPAALTASGTDEVVRALPGGLDTPVTARGRSLSGGQRQRVALARALAADPPVLVLHEPATAVDAVTEARVADGIRDLRSGRTTLLVTNSPALLAVTNRVVFLEDGHVTATGQHEELVHECAAYRTAVLA